Proteins from one Streptomyces genisteinicus genomic window:
- a CDS encoding zinc-dependent alcohol dehydrogenase translates to MKALTWHGKRDVRVDNVPDPVLKDPTDVIVNITSTGLCGSDLHLYELLGAYLDPGDILGHEPMGIVEETGTDVTALAPGDRVVVPFNVSCGTCHMCGQGLHSQCETTQVTAYGKGAALFGYTKLYGQVPGGQAEYLRVPFGDRLPVKVPHGPPDDRFVYLSDVLPTAWQAVEYAEVPPGGSIAVLGLGPIGDMCTRIAAHRGAAQVIGIDLVPERLARAKARGVEVFDLESYGDKLAEAVRDATGGRGPDAVIDAVGMEAHGSPAAKGAQQLTTLLPDALAARLMERAGVDPLPALRLAVDLVRRGGTVSVSGVYGGAADPLPLLTMFDKQIQLRMGQANVRRWTDDLLPLVTEGDPLGVEDFATHRLPLTEAPAAYEMFQKKRDGAVKVLFQP, encoded by the coding sequence ATGAAGGCTCTGACCTGGCACGGCAAGCGCGATGTGCGCGTGGACAACGTCCCCGACCCTGTGCTGAAGGACCCCACGGACGTGATCGTGAACATCACGTCCACCGGGCTGTGCGGCTCGGACCTGCACCTGTACGAGCTCCTCGGGGCCTATCTGGACCCCGGCGACATCCTCGGGCACGAGCCCATGGGCATCGTGGAGGAGACCGGGACCGACGTGACGGCACTGGCGCCGGGCGACCGGGTGGTGGTCCCGTTCAACGTGTCCTGCGGGACCTGCCACATGTGCGGCCAGGGGCTGCACTCCCAGTGCGAGACGACGCAGGTGACGGCCTACGGCAAGGGAGCCGCACTGTTCGGCTACACCAAGCTGTACGGGCAGGTGCCGGGCGGACAGGCGGAGTACCTCCGGGTGCCGTTCGGTGACCGGCTGCCCGTCAAGGTCCCGCACGGTCCTCCGGACGACCGTTTCGTCTACCTCTCCGACGTGCTGCCGACCGCCTGGCAGGCGGTGGAGTACGCGGAGGTGCCGCCGGGCGGCAGCATCGCCGTACTGGGGCTGGGCCCCATCGGCGACATGTGCACCCGGATCGCCGCCCACCGCGGCGCCGCACAGGTCATCGGCATCGACCTGGTGCCCGAGCGGCTGGCGCGCGCCAAGGCCCGCGGGGTCGAGGTGTTCGATCTGGAGAGTTACGGCGACAAGCTGGCCGAGGCCGTCCGCGACGCCACGGGGGGACGGGGCCCCGACGCCGTCATCGACGCCGTCGGCATGGAAGCGCACGGCAGCCCGGCCGCGAAGGGGGCGCAGCAGCTGACCACGCTGCTGCCCGACGCCCTGGCCGCCCGCCTCATGGAGCGGGCGGGCGTCGACCCGCTGCCCGCGCTCCGCCTCGCCGTCGACCTCGTCCGCAGGGGCGGCACCGTCTCGGTCTCCGGCGTCTACGGGGGCGCGGCCGATCCGCTGCCGCTTCTGACCATGTTCGACAAGCAGATCCAGCTCCGCATGGGGCAGGCGAACGTACGGCGCTGGACGGACGACCTGCTTCCGCTCGTCACCGAAGGCGATCCCCTCGGCGTCGAGGACTTCGCCACCCACCGGCTGCCGCTCACCGAAGCGCCCGCGGCCTACGAGATGTTCCAGAAGAAGCGGGACGGCGCCGTGAAGGTGCTGTTCCAGCCCTGA
- a CDS encoding HemK2/MTQ2 family protein methyltransferase has product MTETSPRPARTAGHVPAHGPESHGPEVYAPQADTHLLAETLHASPPAPGADVLDLCTGSGALALVAASYGARVTAVDVSDRAVASARINSTRARLPVRVVRGDLFEPVAGCRFDLILCNPPYVPSRSGRLPTSGRSVAWDAGPDGRAVLDRVCAGAPALLKPGGVLLIVHSALCGTVPTLTSLRRQGLAAEVVCRRQVPFGPVLRSRAAWLESRGLVAPGETEEGLVIIRAERTR; this is encoded by the coding sequence ATGACGGAAACCTCGCCGCGGCCCGCCCGTACCGCGGGGCACGTCCCCGCGCACGGCCCGGAGTCCCACGGCCCGGAGGTCTACGCCCCCCAGGCCGACACCCACCTGCTCGCCGAGACGCTCCACGCGTCGCCGCCGGCACCGGGGGCGGACGTGCTCGACCTGTGCACGGGCAGCGGAGCGCTGGCCCTGGTGGCCGCCTCCTACGGCGCACGGGTCACGGCGGTCGACGTGTCGGACCGCGCGGTGGCGTCGGCCCGCATCAACTCGACCCGCGCCCGGCTGCCCGTGCGGGTGGTGCGCGGGGACCTGTTCGAGCCCGTGGCCGGCTGCCGCTTCGACCTGATCCTGTGCAACCCGCCCTATGTGCCGTCCCGTTCGGGACGCCTTCCGACGAGCGGGCGGAGCGTCGCCTGGGACGCCGGGCCCGACGGCAGGGCCGTCCTGGACCGCGTCTGCGCGGGCGCGCCGGCCCTGCTGAAGCCCGGCGGTGTGCTGCTGATCGTGCACTCGGCGCTGTGCGGCACCGTGCCGACCCTCACGAGCCTGCGGCGCCAGGGCCTGGCCGCGGAGGTCGTGTGCCGGCGGCAGGTGCCGTTCGGGCCTGTGCTGCGGTCCCGCGCGGCCTGGCTGGAGAGCCGGGGCCTCGTCGCTCCCGGCGAGACCGAGGAAGGACTGGTGATCATCCGTGCCGAACGCACCCGCTGA
- a CDS encoding CDGSH iron-sulfur domain-containing protein, translated as MVLTGEGPLLVDGPVELTLDDGTVVTSDRFKVAVCTCRRSRTYPWCDTSHRRRSRP; from the coding sequence ATGGTGCTGACGGGCGAGGGCCCGCTGCTCGTCGACGGCCCCGTCGAACTCACCCTCGACGACGGCACGGTCGTGACGTCGGACCGCTTCAAGGTCGCCGTCTGCACCTGCCGCCGCAGCCGCACCTACCCGTGGTGCGACACCAGCCACCGCCGCAGGAGCCGCCCATGA
- a CDS encoding iron-containing redox enzyme family protein, translating to MTSAPATTVPDALSAPLPDGRGELSAGLRAALLAPPGAPVPDPAAAAGADPLGDDLQLSLYLAYELHYRGFTGVDPAWEWDPGLLRLRAALERRFLDALREGTAGHPDLDAVLEGILVEPVSGTGVSYHLSDEGTLEQMREYAAHRSLYHLKEADPHVWVIPRLRGRAKAAFVAVEYDEFGGGRAERVHAELFAALMRDLRLDDSYGRYADAASAEMLCTVNLMSLFGLHRALRGALVGHFAAVETTSSPGSRRLARAMRRLEAGPAAEHFYAEHITADAVHEQVVRREVIGGLLDDEPSLARDMAFGVAATGWVEDRFGVQLMSAWQAGRSSLRVPLDRAPAGG from the coding sequence ATGACCAGCGCCCCGGCGACAACAGTGCCCGACGCCCTGAGCGCCCCGCTGCCGGACGGCCGCGGCGAGCTGTCGGCCGGTCTGCGGGCCGCGCTGCTCGCCCCGCCCGGCGCGCCCGTGCCCGACCCGGCAGCCGCCGCGGGCGCCGACCCCCTCGGCGACGACCTGCAGCTCTCCCTGTACCTCGCCTACGAGCTGCACTACCGCGGATTCACCGGCGTCGACCCGGCCTGGGAGTGGGACCCGGGACTGCTGCGGCTGCGGGCGGCCCTGGAACGCCGCTTCCTGGATGCTCTGCGCGAGGGCACGGCGGGACATCCGGACCTGGACGCGGTGCTGGAGGGCATCCTCGTCGAACCGGTGTCGGGGACCGGCGTCTCGTACCACCTGAGCGACGAGGGCACGCTGGAGCAGATGCGCGAGTACGCGGCCCACCGCTCCCTCTACCACCTCAAGGAGGCCGACCCGCACGTCTGGGTGATCCCAAGGCTTCGCGGCAGGGCCAAGGCCGCGTTCGTCGCCGTGGAGTACGACGAGTTCGGCGGGGGCCGTGCCGAGCGGGTGCACGCGGAGCTCTTCGCGGCCCTGATGCGGGACCTCCGGCTGGACGACTCCTACGGGCGCTACGCGGACGCGGCGTCGGCCGAGATGCTGTGCACGGTGAACCTGATGTCCCTCTTCGGCCTGCACCGGGCCCTGCGGGGCGCGCTCGTGGGCCACTTCGCCGCGGTGGAGACGACGTCCTCCCCCGGGTCCCGGCGGCTGGCCCGGGCGATGCGCCGCCTGGAGGCGGGGCCGGCGGCGGAGCACTTCTACGCCGAGCACATCACCGCAGACGCGGTGCACGAACAGGTGGTGCGCCGGGAGGTGATCGGCGGGCTCCTCGACGACGAGCCCTCGCTGGCACGTGACATGGCCTTCGGAGTGGCGGCCACCGGATGGGTGGAGGACCGCTTCGGCGTGCAGCTGATGTCGGCCTGGCAGGCGGGCCGCAGCAGTCTGCGGGTCCCCCTGGACCGCGCGCCCGCCGGAGGGTGA
- a CDS encoding SDR family oxidoreductase: protein MTAHRDGDDPVTRHPRPDFADQKQSPPGWTGPMDPPPDHGEDSYEGHGLLAGRVAVVTGGDSGIGRAVSLAFAREGADVVLTHLAEEKQEAAETVRLVEEAGRSALAVECDIRFEENCDALIEAAVDRFGAIDVLVNNAAYQMSQPGGIEDIGTEQFDRVVRTNLYGMFWLSKKALPHIPRGGSVINTTSVQAYKPSPHLLDYATTKGAIVTFTQGLAQMVAERGVRVNAVAPGPVWTPLIPATMPDTTEFGKQSPLGRPAQPAEMAPAYVFLASPAASYITGEIVNATGGTPLP, encoded by the coding sequence GTGACAGCGCACAGGGACGGGGACGACCCCGTCACCCGCCACCCCCGCCCCGACTTCGCGGACCAGAAGCAGTCCCCGCCGGGCTGGACGGGTCCGATGGACCCGCCGCCGGACCACGGCGAGGACTCCTACGAAGGGCATGGGCTGCTGGCGGGCCGCGTCGCGGTGGTGACCGGCGGCGACTCCGGCATCGGGCGGGCCGTCTCGCTCGCGTTCGCCCGCGAGGGGGCCGATGTGGTCCTCACCCATCTGGCCGAGGAGAAACAGGAGGCGGCCGAGACGGTGAGGCTTGTGGAGGAGGCCGGGCGCAGCGCGCTGGCCGTCGAGTGCGACATCCGCTTCGAGGAGAACTGCGACGCGCTGATCGAGGCCGCCGTCGACCGGTTCGGCGCGATCGATGTGCTGGTCAACAACGCGGCCTACCAGATGTCGCAGCCAGGGGGCATCGAGGACATCGGCACGGAGCAGTTCGACCGGGTGGTGCGGACCAACCTCTACGGCATGTTCTGGCTGTCGAAGAAGGCGCTCCCGCACATCCCGCGGGGCGGGTCCGTCATCAACACCACGTCCGTGCAGGCGTACAAACCCAGCCCGCACCTTCTCGACTACGCGACGACGAAGGGCGCGATCGTCACCTTCACCCAGGGCCTGGCGCAGATGGTCGCCGAACGGGGTGTCCGGGTCAACGCGGTGGCGCCCGGCCCGGTATGGACCCCGCTCATTCCCGCGACCATGCCGGACACCACCGAGTTCGGCAAGCAGTCCCCGCTCGGGCGCCCCGCGCAGCCCGCGGAGATGGCGCCCGCGTACGTCTTCCTGGCCTCACCGGCAGCGAGCTACATCACCGGGGAGATCGTCAACGCCACGGGCGGCACCCCGCTGCCCTGA
- a CDS encoding NAD-dependent epimerase/dehydratase family protein: MSGGGTHESGGLRVVVVGATGNAGTSVVQALAAHPGVSSVLGLARRVPGWRPEGVRWAAVDVEPGGASLVPHFAGADAVVHLAWKFRPTHDPATTWRTNVLGSVRVFDAVAAAGVPALVHASSVGAYSPGPKNRRVDESWPTHGWPQAAYCREKAYLERYLDAYEQAHREVRVVRMRPGFLFKRQAAAEQLRIFGNRLLPPQLVRRGLLPAVPDLPGLAFQALHTDDAADAYREAVLRPVRGAFNLAADPPLNAAELGRLLHARPLRVPAPPVRAALSAAWRLRMVGASPDLFDAVLRLPLLDTTRARRELDWQPRWTAVEAMQQFFDGLRERAGMDTAPLAV; encoded by the coding sequence ATGAGCGGCGGTGGAACCCATGAGAGCGGCGGGCTGCGGGTGGTGGTCGTCGGCGCGACGGGCAACGCCGGGACGAGCGTGGTGCAGGCGCTGGCCGCGCATCCGGGCGTCTCCTCGGTGCTCGGCCTCGCCCGTCGCGTCCCAGGCTGGCGGCCCGAGGGCGTGCGCTGGGCGGCCGTGGACGTCGAACCCGGCGGCGCGAGCCTCGTCCCGCACTTCGCCGGCGCGGACGCCGTCGTCCATCTGGCGTGGAAGTTCCGCCCCACCCACGACCCGGCGACCACCTGGCGCACCAATGTGCTGGGCAGTGTCCGCGTCTTCGACGCCGTCGCGGCGGCGGGTGTGCCCGCACTGGTCCACGCGTCCTCCGTCGGCGCCTACTCGCCCGGCCCGAAGAACCGGCGGGTGGACGAGAGCTGGCCGACCCACGGCTGGCCGCAGGCGGCCTACTGCCGGGAGAAGGCGTACCTGGAGCGGTACCTGGACGCCTACGAGCAGGCGCACCGGGAGGTGCGGGTGGTGCGGATGAGGCCGGGCTTCCTCTTCAAGCGGCAGGCCGCCGCCGAGCAGCTGCGAATCTTCGGCAACCGGCTGCTGCCGCCCCAACTGGTGCGGCGCGGGCTGCTGCCCGCCGTCCCGGATCTGCCCGGACTGGCCTTCCAGGCGCTGCACACCGACGACGCCGCGGACGCCTACCGCGAGGCGGTGCTGCGGCCGGTGCGCGGCGCGTTCAACCTCGCCGCCGATCCGCCGTTGAACGCCGCCGAGCTGGGACGTCTGCTGCACGCCAGGCCGCTGCGGGTGCCGGCGCCGCCGGTGCGGGCGGCGCTCTCCGCCGCCTGGCGGCTGCGGATGGTGGGCGCCTCGCCCGACCTCTTCGACGCCGTGCTGCGCCTGCCGCTGCTCGACACCACCCGGGCGCGCAGGGAGCTGGACTGGCAGCCGCGCTGGACGGCGGTGGAGGCGATGCAGCAGTTCTTCGACGGTCTGCGCGAACGGGCGGGCATGGACACGGCGCCGCTGGCCGTCTGA